In Comamonadaceae bacterium OTU4NAUVB1, one DNA window encodes the following:
- a CDS encoding Rieske 2Fe-2S domain-containing protein, whose product MMTSEENDLLCRVEGTAPMGQLMRRHWTPVCLLEEVSEPDGAPVKARVFGEDLVVFRDTDGRVGVMDEYCPHRRASLVYGRNEEGGLRCLYHGWKMDVDGNVLEMASEPSASGMAEKVKHTAYPTSEWGGLVWAYMGPKDDVPAFRPPAWAPTAETRVSIAKVLLPCNWAQILEGAIDSAHSSSLHSSDMVPARVDGAQATANTWLRPSTDKAPRMQVQRTGYGFRYAALRRPLTNAAVNDYVRSTVFVAPATALIPPNNLYNVANINVPMDDTNTAFYFIAWGHPAQTPETETWRRFLRQTVGVDLDARYRPLRTMDNMFWQDRNAMKAGNFTGITGFPNQDVAMWLTMGPIADRTHDRLGASDLAIVEFRKQMLEAVQAFAQGAPAIGTGAEAATPAVCAFQAIVPKTTDWRVHETRFIWHEGVGHPEFEDSYSVKA is encoded by the coding sequence ATGATGACTTCGGAAGAAAACGATCTGCTCTGCCGCGTTGAAGGCACGGCGCCGATGGGCCAACTGATGCGGCGCCACTGGACGCCCGTCTGCCTGCTGGAGGAGGTGAGCGAGCCCGACGGCGCGCCCGTGAAGGCGCGCGTCTTCGGCGAGGACCTGGTGGTGTTTCGCGACACCGACGGCCGGGTCGGCGTGATGGACGAGTACTGCCCGCACCGCCGTGCCTCGCTGGTCTACGGGCGCAACGAGGAAGGGGGCCTGCGCTGCCTCTATCACGGCTGGAAGATGGACGTCGATGGCAACGTGCTTGAGATGGCTTCGGAGCCGTCTGCCAGCGGCATGGCCGAGAAGGTCAAGCACACGGCCTACCCGACGAGCGAGTGGGGTGGCCTGGTCTGGGCCTACATGGGTCCAAAGGACGACGTACCGGCGTTTAGGCCGCCGGCCTGGGCACCCACGGCCGAGACGCGCGTGAGCATCGCCAAGGTGCTGCTGCCGTGCAACTGGGCGCAGATTCTGGAGGGCGCCATCGATTCGGCGCACAGCTCCAGCCTGCATTCGTCGGACATGGTGCCCGCCCGCGTGGACGGCGCCCAGGCGACCGCCAACACCTGGCTGCGCCCCTCCACCGACAAGGCGCCGCGCATGCAGGTGCAGCGCACCGGCTACGGCTTCCGCTACGCCGCGCTGCGCCGGCCGCTGACCAACGCCGCCGTGAACGACTACGTGCGCTCGACCGTCTTCGTGGCGCCGGCCACCGCATTGATTCCGCCCAACAACCTCTACAACGTGGCCAACATCAACGTGCCGATGGACGACACAAACACCGCGTTCTATTTCATCGCCTGGGGCCATCCCGCGCAGACGCCGGAGACCGAGACCTGGCGGCGCTTCCTGCGGCAGACCGTGGGCGTCGATCTGGACGCCCGGTATCGCCCGCTGCGCACGATGGACAACATGTTCTGGCAGGACCGCAACGCCATGAAGGCCGGCAACTTCACCGGCATCACCGGTTTCCCCAATCAGGACGTAGCGATGTGGCTGACCATGGGTCCAATCGCCGACCGGACGCACGACCGCCTGGGTGCCAGCGACCTGGCGATCGTGGAGTTCCGCAAGCAGATGCTCGAGGCCGTGCAGGCCTTCGCACAGGGTGCGCCGGCCATCGGCACGGGCGCCGAGGCTGCCACGCCGGCGGTCTGCGCGTTCCAGGCGATCGTGCCCAAGACCACGGACTGGCGGGTCCACGAGACCCGCTTCATCTGGCACGAAGGCGTGGGTCACCCCGAATTCGAAGACTCCTATTCCGTGAAGGCCTGA